The Agrobacterium vitis genome has a segment encoding these proteins:
- a CDS encoding proton-conducting transporter transmembrane domain-containing protein, with product MSIQFLPLLAPLALLASAVISFAQKQQRPRYSPRLAQAAALLALAIALASVIALILLGPGSSPLIGFATVGLSVRLDAVSATMLVLVTFIGWVVTRYAATYLDGEDRQGPFTGWLCLTLAAVLMLVTAGNLLQLVLVWIATSLFLHKLLLFYPGRVAAQRAARKKFITARLGDAALAAAAALLAMAYGTADIGEILNAARAGYDAGQSGGLIVAAASLLALAAAVKSAQFPTHGWLTEVMETPTPVSALLHAGVINAGGFLLIRFADVMLLAPGVLAALVILGGFTALFGSLVMLTQPAVKTSLAWSTVAQMGFMIFECGLGLFALALLHIVAHSLYKAHSFLASGGAVERVAALPRPGPVAVPDAGAVGRAFLSALAIYCVVGLCFGLAHKSPQAIALGAILIFGVAYMLAQGFADAAPKALTLRTAVYAITTSIGYFALQMAATLMTSGVLPATPAPQPLEWALIVLAVVSFGLVAVVQAMFPLWAYHPAAAGLRVHLSNGFYVNAIFDRLVGGWSIRSLS from the coding sequence CAGATATAGCCCTCGGCTGGCGCAGGCCGCAGCGCTGCTGGCACTTGCAATCGCACTGGCCTCAGTCATCGCGCTGATCCTGCTTGGCCCCGGCAGCAGTCCGTTGATCGGGTTTGCAACAGTGGGTCTATCGGTTCGGCTGGATGCCGTCAGCGCCACCATGCTGGTTCTGGTGACATTCATCGGCTGGGTGGTCACACGCTATGCCGCCACCTATCTGGATGGTGAAGACCGGCAGGGACCATTCACCGGCTGGCTCTGCCTGACCCTCGCCGCGGTGCTGATGCTGGTCACGGCAGGCAATCTGCTGCAACTGGTGCTCGTCTGGATCGCCACCAGCCTGTTTCTTCACAAATTGCTGCTGTTTTACCCGGGGCGGGTGGCGGCACAGCGCGCCGCACGCAAGAAATTCATCACCGCCCGCCTCGGCGATGCAGCACTGGCCGCTGCGGCCGCTTTGCTGGCAATGGCGTATGGAACCGCCGATATCGGTGAAATTCTCAATGCTGCCCGTGCCGGATATGACGCAGGACAGAGCGGAGGCCTTATTGTTGCCGCAGCAAGCCTGCTGGCGCTGGCAGCCGCGGTTAAATCCGCGCAGTTTCCCACCCATGGCTGGCTGACCGAGGTGATGGAAACGCCAACCCCCGTTTCCGCACTTTTGCATGCTGGGGTGATCAACGCCGGTGGCTTTCTGCTGATCCGTTTTGCCGATGTCATGCTGCTTGCCCCCGGCGTGCTGGCAGCGCTGGTCATACTGGGCGGCTTCACGGCCCTGTTCGGCAGTCTGGTGATGCTGACCCAACCAGCGGTCAAAACCTCGCTCGCCTGGTCTACCGTGGCGCAGATGGGCTTCATGATCTTCGAATGCGGCCTGGGGCTGTTTGCGCTGGCCCTGCTACATATCGTGGCGCATTCACTCTACAAAGCCCATTCCTTCCTCGCCTCCGGTGGTGCGGTGGAACGGGTCGCAGCACTCCCCAGGCCCGGCCCGGTGGCCGTGCCCGATGCGGGCGCGGTTGGACGGGCCTTCCTGTCAGCCCTTGCCATTTACTGTGTCGTGGGCTTGTGTTTTGGGCTGGCGCATAAATCGCCACAGGCCATTGCGCTCGGTGCCATCCTGATTTTCGGTGTTGCCTACATGCTCGCCCAGGGCTTTGCCGATGCGGCCCCCAAGGCATTGACCCTGCGCACGGCGGTCTATGCCATCACCACTTCGATCGGCTATTTCGCCCTGCAAATGGCTGCCACCCTGATGACATCGGGGGTCCTGCCCGCCACGCCTGCACCGCAACCGCTGGAATGGGCGCTGATCGTGCTGGCCGTCGTCAGTTTCGGACTGGTCGCCGTCGTGCAGGCGATGTTCCCGCTCTGGGCCTATCATCCGGCAGCGGCGGGCCTGCGCGTCCATCTTTCCAACGGCTTCTACGTCAATGCCATCTTCGACCGCCTGGTCGGCGGCTGGTCGATCCGCAGCCTGTCTTGA
- a CDS encoding putative bifunctional diguanylate cyclase/phosphodiesterase, whose product MIWPIAIRFDFHEHLDAFLHRNEALQLDELFNVVAITGLLSLIFAARRIGELKAEIRLRNTAEDNMDWLAHHDPLTGLPNRRALSERQAEMEALQDGRHWVIYSIDLDGFKKVNDLVGHQGGDLLLREVAQRLTHALPNADVYRMGGDEFLLVSPRPANMDYRHAGQHIVRLLCTPYDIGGMTSEIGASVGFALFPEDSDDFKDATHCADVAMYVAKKAGQNSVYGFERIMEDRVMRRAETEMALKRAIRDNLIVPYYQPLIDLKSGELRGFEALARWKTGPNHYVPPSDFIELAETAGLIVELSDSLLRKACLDALQWPDTVRLAFNISPTQFIDRQLSLRIMSILMETGFPPNRLEIEITETALVHDIELATQILADLRQSGIRIALDDFGTGYSSLSQLSKFTFDKIKIDRSFVMSYDVDKKQEDIMRAILGLGQGLGIATTAEGIEDENQLAFLKSIGCDFGQGFLFSKALPAEEALSLTTRDATIKPDAATAAR is encoded by the coding sequence GTGATATGGCCAATTGCCATCCGTTTTGACTTCCATGAGCATCTCGATGCCTTCCTGCATCGCAATGAAGCCTTACAGCTCGACGAGCTTTTCAATGTCGTCGCTATTACCGGTCTGCTCAGCCTGATTTTCGCGGCCAGACGCATCGGCGAGCTGAAGGCCGAAATCCGGTTGAGAAACACTGCCGAAGACAATATGGACTGGCTGGCGCATCACGACCCCCTGACAGGCCTTCCCAATCGGCGAGCCCTGTCAGAGCGGCAGGCGGAGATGGAAGCCCTGCAGGATGGACGCCATTGGGTGATCTATTCTATCGATCTTGACGGATTCAAGAAGGTTAACGACCTCGTGGGCCATCAGGGCGGCGACCTGCTTTTGCGGGAAGTGGCGCAGCGCTTAACGCATGCCTTGCCCAATGCCGATGTCTACCGGATGGGCGGCGATGAATTCCTGCTGGTCAGCCCTCGCCCGGCCAATATGGATTATCGCCATGCTGGCCAGCATATCGTCAGGCTTCTGTGCACCCCTTACGATATTGGCGGCATGACCAGTGAAATCGGTGCCAGTGTTGGTTTTGCGCTGTTTCCGGAAGACAGCGACGACTTCAAGGATGCCACGCACTGCGCCGATGTGGCGATGTATGTCGCCAAGAAAGCCGGGCAGAACAGCGTCTATGGCTTCGAGCGAATCATGGAAGATCGGGTCATGCGGCGGGCCGAAACCGAAATGGCGCTGAAGCGTGCGATCCGTGACAACCTGATCGTTCCCTATTATCAACCTTTGATCGACCTCAAGTCCGGTGAATTGCGTGGATTCGAGGCTTTGGCGCGGTGGAAGACCGGCCCTAACCATTATGTTCCCCCCAGTGATTTCATCGAATTGGCGGAAACCGCCGGGCTGATCGTCGAGCTGTCGGATAGTCTGCTTCGCAAGGCGTGCCTTGACGCGTTGCAATGGCCCGACACGGTACGGCTTGCCTTCAACATCTCACCAACGCAGTTCATCGACCGGCAGTTGAGCCTGCGGATCATGTCGATCCTGATGGAGACAGGATTTCCGCCCAACCGGCTGGAGATCGAGATCACCGAGACGGCGCTGGTGCATGATATCGAACTGGCAACCCAGATCCTGGCCGACCTCCGGCAGAGCGGCATCCGGATTGCCTTGGACGATTTTGGCACGGGCTATTCCAGCCTGTCGCAATTGTCGAAATTCACCTTCGACAAGATCAAGATCGACCGGAGTTTTGTCATGAGCTACGATGTTGACAAAAAACAGGAAGATATCATGCGCGCCATTCTGGGCCTCGGCCAGGGTCTTGGTATTGCCACTACCGCCGAGGGTATCGAGGATGAGAACCAGTTGGCATTTCTGAAAAGCATCGGCTGCGATTTCGGCCAGGGCTTTTTGTTCAGCAAGGCGCTGCCAGCAGAAGAGGCGCTCTCATTAACGACCAGGGATGCCACAATAAAGCCCGACGCGGCAACCGCGGCGCGATAG
- a CDS encoding YbcC family protein: MIMLHSPIPIKADPMIFEAAADRAARAIPPVWPLMSSVAVNPFLGQAGETLAKAGARLARVAGIAITMPRHWYQQKIDTGEISDADLLAALACAPADPRPTDLAALKAAAALNPPRPQALASVADLAAQASGVDWPGLTAERLGAWMAGYFDEGQALWAAPRGKSAYGAWRAVATHDLTPEIAGLRGFARHVSDAPETAMAVIARVCIRLGLPAEALETYFHQMLMSLGGWGQYARYKLWQAELAGGSDQTITDLLAIRLIWEEALFLRYGDQIGEAWAHVRVAHAAPVVATPDLMIDAILQDAAERAAHRELARTLIQAQAKTAPQIHETRPLVQAAFCIDVRSEVFRRALESLNPQIQTLGFAGFFGLAASHRRFASDVAESRFPVLLNPALKSRAGGPYRAEDAEPQRVKARAKRAWGRFKLAAVSSFAFVEATGPIYVGKLLSDALGLPHASAPNDPAPQLDPALDLASRVKAAGAVLRAMSLTTGFARLVLLAGHGANTVNNPHASGLHCGACGGYSGEVNARLLAALLNDPEVRAGLTEIGIEIPQDTLFLAALHDTTTDRVTLYADDHPCQTHEADITQARTWLADAGKLARGERALRLPRAADEASLSKRSRDWSETRPEWALAGCKTFIAAPRSRTATKNLEGRAFLHDYDWKQDKDFSTLELILTAPVIVASWISLQYYGSTVAPEAFGGGNKLLHNVTGGIGVVEGNGGLLRAGLPWQSVHDGQNYMHEPLRLSVCLEAPVKAITEILDRHEGVRTLFDNGWLHLFTLNEEGSMAWRYNGGLQWVPMDDTEDAEQRPKFKVAV; this comes from the coding sequence TTGATCATGTTGCATAGCCCTATCCCAATCAAAGCCGATCCAATGATCTTCGAGGCGGCGGCAGACCGTGCCGCACGGGCCATTCCCCCCGTCTGGCCACTGATGTCGAGTGTCGCCGTCAATCCTTTTCTGGGGCAGGCTGGCGAAACCCTTGCGAAGGCAGGTGCCCGGCTGGCGCGGGTGGCGGGCATCGCCATCACCATGCCGCGCCACTGGTACCAGCAGAAAATTGACACGGGTGAGATTTCCGATGCGGATCTGCTCGCGGCCTTGGCCTGCGCGCCTGCCGATCCGCGGCCAACCGATCTTGCCGCCCTGAAGGCCGCCGCCGCTCTCAACCCGCCAAGACCACAGGCACTGGCCTCGGTGGCGGATCTGGCGGCGCAGGCCTCAGGGGTGGATTGGCCGGGCCTGACCGCTGAGCGGCTTGGCGCATGGATGGCGGGCTATTTCGATGAGGGACAGGCGCTCTGGGCAGCGCCGCGTGGCAAGAGCGCCTATGGTGCCTGGCGGGCCGTGGCAACCCATGACCTGACGCCGGAAATCGCCGGTCTGCGCGGTTTTGCGCGGCATGTCTCGGACGCGCCGGAAACAGCAATGGCGGTTATCGCCCGTGTTTGCATCCGTCTCGGCCTGCCTGCCGAGGCGCTGGAGACCTATTTTCACCAGATGCTGATGTCACTGGGCGGTTGGGGGCAATATGCACGCTACAAACTCTGGCAGGCGGAACTGGCCGGTGGATCCGACCAAACGATCACGGACCTTCTGGCAATCCGCCTGATCTGGGAAGAGGCGCTGTTTCTGCGCTATGGCGACCAAATCGGCGAAGCCTGGGCGCATGTGCGGGTTGCCCATGCGGCACCGGTCGTGGCGACGCCCGATCTGATGATCGACGCCATCCTTCAGGACGCAGCCGAACGCGCAGCACACCGGGAACTGGCGCGGACTCTGATACAGGCGCAGGCAAAAACCGCCCCGCAGATCCACGAGACCCGGCCTCTGGTTCAGGCCGCCTTCTGTATCGATGTGCGCTCCGAAGTGTTTCGCCGTGCGCTTGAGAGCCTCAACCCACAGATCCAGACGCTCGGCTTTGCAGGCTTTTTCGGTCTGGCCGCGTCGCATCGCCGTTTCGCCTCCGATGTCGCGGAATCGCGGTTTCCGGTTCTGCTCAATCCTGCACTCAAATCCCGCGCTGGCGGGCCTTACAGGGCCGAGGATGCCGAGCCGCAGCGGGTCAAGGCGCGGGCAAAGCGGGCCTGGGGCCGGTTCAAGCTGGCGGCTGTCTCTTCCTTCGCTTTCGTCGAGGCGACGGGGCCGATCTATGTCGGCAAGCTGCTGAGTGATGCACTCGGCCTCCCCCACGCTTCAGCCCCAAATGACCCCGCACCGCAACTCGATCCGGCGCTCGATCTGGCGAGCCGGGTCAAGGCAGCCGGTGCGGTGCTGCGCGCCATGTCGCTGACCACAGGCTTTGCACGGCTGGTGCTTCTGGCGGGACATGGTGCCAATACTGTCAACAATCCCCATGCCAGCGGCCTGCATTGCGGTGCCTGCGGCGGCTATTCAGGCGAGGTCAATGCCCGCCTGCTGGCGGCCTTGCTGAATGACCCTGAGGTCCGGGCCGGACTGACCGAGATCGGTATCGAGATCCCGCAGGATACACTGTTTCTGGCGGCCCTGCATGATACGACCACCGACCGGGTGACGCTCTATGCGGATGATCATCCCTGCCAAACCCATGAGGCCGATATCACACAGGCCAGAACCTGGCTTGCCGATGCAGGCAAGCTTGCAAGGGGCGAGCGCGCGCTTCGCCTGCCGCGCGCGGCAGATGAGGCCTCCCTCTCAAAACGCAGCCGCGACTGGTCAGAGACCCGGCCCGAATGGGCGCTGGCCGGCTGTAAGACCTTTATCGCCGCTCCCAGATCACGCACCGCCACTAAAAACCTCGAAGGACGAGCCTTCCTGCATGATTATGACTGGAAACAGGACAAGGACTTCAGCACGCTGGAATTGATCCTGACCGCCCCGGTCATCGTTGCGAGCTGGATCAGCCTGCAATATTACGGCTCGACCGTGGCACCTGAGGCTTTCGGTGGTGGCAACAAGCTCCTGCACAATGTGACGGGTGGCATCGGCGTGGTGGAAGGCAATGGCGGGCTTTTGCGGGCCGGTCTTCCCTGGCAATCGGTCCATGACGGGCAGAACTATATGCACGAACCGCTGCGTCTATCGGTCTGCCTTGAGGCGCCCGTCAAGGCGATCACCGAGATTCTGGACCGCCATGAAGGGGTGCGCACCCTGTTTGACAATGGCTGGCTACATCTTTTTACCCTCAACGAGGAGGGCAGCATGGCCTGGCGATACAATGGCGGTCTGCAATGGGTGCCGATGGATGACACAGAGGACGCCGAACAGAGGCCAAAGTTCAAGGTTGCCGTGTAA